The sequence TGGACACGTGAACCCCATCCGTCAGCCGCATGACCGCCGCCCCGCCCTCGCCCAGGCTCTCTCCCGGCAGCGGGCCGGGACGGCCTTCGCCACGGCCCAGGAAGAGCCGCTCGGGGTCCGCCATGCCGGGACCGCGATCTCGCGAGCGGATGAAGAGCCACTCCGCCTCGCGCCACAGCTCCACGGTTCCCCCCGCGCCGGCGTGCCGCACCAGGTTGGTGGCCAGCTCACTCACCACCACCGCCACCTCCGCGCTGGCCGGGGCAGACATCCCCACCTGCCGCGCGAAGCGACGCCCCAGCGCGGAGGCCACGGCTGCGTCTGATTTCAGGCGGACCTCCACGCTGAGAGGAGTCTCAGGTCCTGAAAATGTGCTGAGGGAGGGGGCCGGCAAAACTCATCCCTGTTGGAATATTTCGATAACCAGAGCACCGTTGTGTTGAATATGTAAAGTGGTGCACATTGCACCCACCGGAGCCTGCTTCCCTCTCACGGAAGCAGCGGATAGACTGCTCCGTTTGGCCGCACTGAAGCCCGGCTTCACCGGATGCTCACGGGAAGCCCTGGGTTTCCTGCTCTCGGTGCCGGCACGCCGCCAACGGGGCCCGCGGAGGGAGCCGAAGCTCCCCGCCCGTCACGCTCCGTTGAGGTGCGCCACCTGAAGGTCCTGCCCCACCACCAGCGTGGTGCCCTGAGGCAGCTCCACCCAGCCCGACGGACGCTTCAGGTGGCTGGCCACCACCACCGTGCGTCGGCGCCGGTGCGCGCCCACCGCGGGCTGTGTCTCGGGGGTACCAGGCGTCACGCCACACAGCTCGCACTCCGCCGAGCCCTCCAGCCGCGTGTAGAAGAGCGGCTCCTCGCCAAAGCGGCACGCCGCCAGGACGAAGCCATTGGTGGCCACCAGGTTGAGCGTGGAGGCGCGCGTCACGCCCTTCTCGGTGGCGACCTTCGCCACCTCGCGCGCGGTATCCGCCAGCAGGCGCCCGGCGACGCGGGCCTCCAGTCGTGGATCATCCGTACGGCCCACGTCCCTCAACTGGCGCAGGAAGAGGGCGAAGAGCACCTCGCTGTCGGTGCCGCCCCGCACCTGCCGCTGCAGGTGGTCCGGCAGGGACTCCAGCAGTGGCGCGCGCAGCTGCTCGAAGCCCTTCACGCTCCCCTGGTGCGCGAACAGCCAGCGGCGCGCCCGGAACGGCTGCGTGTTGTCCTCCAGCGACAGGCCCAGCGGCAGCCGGGCGGCGTGGAAGAGCAGCGCTTCGGATTCGTGGGGCGGGGCAAGCGAGTCCACCGTGAGCTCGCCATCGCTGGCGAAGCGCCGCAGCAGCACCTCGTCCTGGGCATACGCGCCCACCCCCACGGCGTTGGAACGCTGCTCTGCCTGCAAGAGCACCTGGCTG comes from Pyxidicoccus trucidator and encodes:
- a CDS encoding ATP-binding protein, whose protein sequence is MASALGRRFARQVGMSAPASAEVAVVVSELATNLVRHAGAGGTVELWREAEWLFIRSRDRGPGMADPERLFLGRGEGRPGPLPGESLGEGGAAVMRLTDGVHVSNREGGGLEVVARKRVVIENRRRW
- a CDS encoding class II glutamine amidotransferase, translated to MSVVLAALTSDPNLLRCELHRLSSQVLLQAEQRSNAVGVGAYAQDEVLLRRFASDGELTVDSLAPPHESEALLFHAARLPLGLSLEDNTQPFRARRWLFAHQGSVKGFEQLRAPLLESLPDHLQRQVRGGTDSEVLFALFLRQLRDVGRTDDPRLEARVAGRLLADTAREVAKVATEKGVTRASTLNLVATNGFVLAACRFGEEPLFYTRLEGSAECELCGVTPGTPETQPAVGAHRRRRTVVVASHLKRPSGWVELPQGTTLVVGQDLQVAHLNGA